The proteins below come from a single Ahaetulla prasina isolate Xishuangbanna chromosome 16, ASM2864084v1, whole genome shotgun sequence genomic window:
- the FUT7 gene encoding alpha-(1,3)-fucosyltransferase 7, producing MAPFEGEMWGKGSPKGKLLLQGTQLHPPLRQSRSPAQPLRPLSQMRFGARGKLPAIQLSEPDQGVKSASGCLSVEKQGRPQAPLLPSASAQIGLSKQELSSGAEPGRQRSENCWHRGRKRAEQPQFPKPAPNRKQQLCFWSFFHLMAPMAKFWAGASLLGIILFWNAPLLFKLSDNPPRFPRQNSTLTLLIWSWPFGAATDLTGDVCSRLYGITGCQLTTNRHLFSQADVVVFHHWELQYERRYLLPSKAHPGQKWVWVSLESPSNTKALEGWTGKEWNWVLSYRRDADLFFPYGELVPHSLDVVEIPEKTGLVSWVISNYHDSQARAAMYHSLSRHLRIDVFGKANRKLLCPDCLLPTISKYRFYLAFENSIHRDYITEKLWRNAFLAGSVPIVLGPSRANYQQFIPANSFIHVDDFSSAKDLATFLTTMNESHYRSFFAWKRNYTIRLHQDWRERFCSICQQYPRLPPKKLYPDLKRWYWDY from the exons ATGGCCCCTTTTGAAGGGGAGATGTGGGGGAAGGGTTCACCCAAGGGGAAGCTCCTCCTGCAGGGGACCCAGCTGCACCCTCCCCTCCGGCAGAGTCGGAGCCCGGCTCAGCCGTTGAGGCCGTTGTCCCAGATGCGGTTTGGGGCAAGAGGGAAGCTTCCCGCAATACAGCTGTCTGAGCCTGACCAAGGTGTGAAAAGTGCCAGCGGTTGTCTTTCTGTTGAAAAGCAGGGGAGACCACAAGCGCCTCTTCTGCCTTCCGCCTCCGCTCAGATCGGTCTTTCAAAGCAAGAGCTCTCCTCCGGGGCAGAACCAGGGCGGCAGCG CTCCGAGAACTGTTGGCACCGAGGAAGGAAGAGGGCTGAGCAACCGCAGTTCCCCAAGCCAGCTCCTAACAGAAAGCAGCAGCTGTGTTTCTGGTCATTTTTCCACCTGATGGCCCCCATGGCAAAGTTCTGGGCGGGTGCGTCTCTCCTTGGCATCATCCTGTTCTGGAATGCCCCGCTTCTCTTCAAGCTGTCTGATAACCCTCCAAGATTTCCAAGGCAGAACAGCACCTTGACCCTCCTGATCTGGAGCTGGCCCTTTGGGGCAGCCACGGACCTGACCGGTGATGTTTGCTCCAGGCTCTATGGCATCACGGGCTGCCAACTGACCACAAACCGCCACCTGTTCAGCCAAGCGGACGTtgtggtgttccatcactgggaaCTCCAGTACGAAAGACGGTACCTTCTGCCATCCAAGGCCCACCCTGGGCAAAAGTGGGTTTGGGTCTCCCTGGAGTCTCCAAGCAACACCAAAGCCCTGGAGGGCTGGACGGGGAAGGAATGGAACTGGGTCCTCTCATACAGGCGAGACGCTGACCTCTTCTTCCCCTATGGGGAGCTGGTGCCTCACTCGCTGGATGTGGTGGAGATCCCAGAGAAAACCGGCTTAGTGTCCTGGGTGATCAGCAATTATCATGACTCCCAAGCCAGGGCAGCGATGTACCACAGCCTCTCCAGGCACCTCAGAATCGACGTGTTCGGGAAGGCCAACAGGAAGCTGCTGTGCCCAGACTGTTTGCTGCCAACCATCTCCAAGTACAGGTTCTATCTGGCCTTCGAGAACTCCATCCACCGGGACTACATCACAGAGAAGTTGTGGAGGAACGCCTTCCTCGCCGGCTCCGTGCCCATCGTCCTGGGACCCTCCCGTGCCAACTACCAGCAGTTCATCCCCGCCAACTCCTTTATCCACGTGGACGACTTCAGCTCAGCCAAGGACCTGGCCACTTTCTTGACCACCATGAACGAAAGTCACTACCGGAGCTTCTTTGCTTGGAAGCGGAACTACACGATCAGACTCCACCAGGACTGGCGGGAACGTTTCTGCTCCATCTGCCAGCAGTACCCCCGCTTGCCCCCGAAAAAGCTCTACCCGGACCTGAAGCGCTGGTACTGGGATTACTAG